From the genome of Triticum aestivum cultivar Chinese Spring chromosome 3B, IWGSC CS RefSeq v2.1, whole genome shotgun sequence, one region includes:
- the LOC123064825 gene encoding BTB/POZ and MATH domain-containing protein 2-like — MATCRRWELPLPDTLRGLHRLDVYCKVPVLWEDTDIPKNADQISMVSPPTISRDLGKLVMIQGEGEPQTKLELSRRHCMLPDVTFIIEQTEIHAHKTALSMRSPVFAAQFRWHTTESTARVHDISASTFRAMLHFIYTDQLELKSADGGRVAMALDLLVAADRYDIGSLRLMCENILSESMGVVSVMSTLMEVHGRHSCRAVEALCIEYMASDPAVYAAVKATEDYKELKESCYSSVLEVVEKVAAVNMAHNMCSNAPSSSSSRPQMNAATYYSLEVVEGTHKFKIPGFLFVQRRHGVGKEISSEAFQVGGYSWKIKVYPSSSSEKAQGHISVYAELLTDPGTEGVNVTLGFKLDGHSGQSRHLIKWSEKTFTTKSDRGYAKFVTVEAAKSWHLARDASLTVCCDVAITKKVYTSTTSTSTVGTGAPMPLSNITSHLKQLLVSEHGSDVRFLVENIELRVVIAARLPTLCEMMMMGMKDGDGIPVDGVTVAVFKAVLHFIYTDELPPIQDLTHDGAAQDEVMIAEDMLVEACWFGLGRIKAMCENLLAGLIDLEEDALSTLEPVSDLQCSNLRDYCNQFIASMSNYIIVDSSQIY, encoded by the coding sequence ATGGCTACTTGTAGACGTTGGGAGCTGCCTCTCCCCGACACGCTCCGTGGCTTGCACCGTCTCGACGTCTACTGCAAGGTGCCTGTCCTCTGGGAGGACACCGACATACCCAAAAATGCAGACCAGATCTCCATGGTGTCGCCGCCCACGATCTCCAGAGATCTTGGCAAGCTTGTTATGATTCAGGGGGAGGGGGAGCCCCAGACGAAGTTGGAGTTGTCACGGAGGCATTGCATGTTGCCGGACGTGACCTTCATCATTGAGCAGACCGAGATCCATGCGCACAAGACCGCGCTTTCCATGCGGTCACCGGTCTTCGCCGCACAGTTTCGATGGCACACGACAGAGAGCACCGCGCGGGTCCACGACATAAGTGCCTCCACTTTCAGGGCCATGCTGCACTTCATCTACACCGATCAGCTCGAATTAAAGAGCGCTGATGGTGGTCGTGTGGCTATGGCGCTCGACCTACTTGTGGCGGCAGATCGGTATGATATCGGAAGCCTGAGGCTCATGTGTGAGAACATATTGTCCGAGAGCATGGGTGTCGTGTCAGTCATGTCGACATTGATGGAGGTCCATGGCCGGCATAGCTGTCGGGCGGTGGAGGCCTTGTGCATCGAGTACATGGCATCAGATCCCGCCGTGTACGCAGCCGTGAAGGCGACAGaggactacaaggagctaaaggagAGTTGCTACTCTTCCGTACTCGAGGTCGTCGAGAAAGTAGCAGCCGTCAACATGGCTCATAACATGTGCTCCAATGCTCCTTCTTCCTCCAGCAGTCGGCCGCAGATGAATGCGGCCACGTATTACTCACTGGAGGTTGTCGAGGGAACACACAAGTTTAAAATTCCCGGTTTTCTCTTTGTGCAAAGGAGGCATGGAGTTGGGAAAGAAATCAGTTCAGAAGCTTTCCAGGTTGGTGGTTACAGTTGGAAGATAAAGGTATACCCGTCGTCATCATCAGAGAAGGCACAAGGGCACATCTCCGTGTATGCTGAGCTGTTGACTGATCCTGGAACCGAAGGTGTCAATGTGACATTGGGCTTTAAGTTGGATGGTCATAGTGGCCAGTCACGCCATTTGATAAAATGGTCAGAGAAAACCTTTACAACCAAGTCAGACCGGGGATATGCGAAGTTCGTCACCGTTGAAGCCGCCAAGTCATGGCACCTAGCACGTGATGCCTCCCTTACCGTATGTTGCGATGTTGCCATCACCAAGAAGGTCTACACTAGCACTACTAGCACCAGCACCGTCGGCACCGGAGCCCCAATGCCACTGTCCAATATTACCTCGCACCTGAAGCAGTTGCTGGTGAGCGAGCACGGGTCGGATGTAAGGTTCCTGGTCGAGAACATCGAGCTCCGCGTCGTGATCGCCGCACGGTTACCAACCCTATGTGAAATGATGATGATGGGCATGAAGGATGGCGACGGCATACCGGTTGATGGCGTGACAGTTGCGGTTTTCAAGGCTGTGCTCCATTTCATCTACACCGACGAGCTGCCTCCTATTCAAGACCTAACCCATGATGGTGCTGCCCAAGATGAGGTGATGATAGCCGAAGATATGTTGGTTGAGGCGTGTTGGTTCGGTCTAGGCAGGATAAAGGCCATGTGCGAGAATCTGCTAGCCGGATTAATCGACTTGGAAGAAGATGCACTAAGCACGCTAGAGCCTGTCAGCGATCTCCAATGCTCGAACCTCAGAGATTACTGCAACCAGTTCATCGCGTCGATGAGTAATTACATCATAGTCGACTCATCGCAAATATATTGA